In Sphingomonas sp. R1, a single genomic region encodes these proteins:
- a CDS encoding GxxExxY protein, producing MKNRPNPDFVVPDFTPVPRKHRVDGWTPERQRAFIAALAATGSVTAAAKAINMAKEGAYLLRLHPQGAGFRAAWEAALTIGLDRLRDIAFERAIDGVPVPVFYKGEQCGEKRWYNDRLLMFILRHRAPEKYGGLAPLPTGTRHPDTVARADAATACPVCAARRAEYAALNDPDAPMPAEMRALLDTLFTRYVAKVRSERQLRLDGRIVAADFTLRQLTHIELVLANAGMSDALLDLLTRAQDDQGKYDEFAHPMSAKLDALRRQAWAESGEPARPPLPFPARAPGTALVSGADRDERDAARRDAERRMAAAQAEWEAAARPDSWAEWKAAQAR from the coding sequence ATGAAGAACCGCCCGAACCCCGACTTCGTCGTGCCGGACTTCACGCCGGTACCCCGCAAACATCGCGTCGACGGCTGGACGCCCGAGCGGCAGCGGGCGTTCATCGCCGCGCTTGCCGCCACCGGCTCGGTCACCGCCGCGGCAAAGGCGATCAACATGGCCAAGGAGGGCGCCTATCTGCTGCGCCTCCACCCGCAAGGCGCCGGCTTTCGTGCCGCCTGGGAGGCGGCGCTCACGATCGGGCTCGATCGGCTGCGCGACATCGCGTTCGAACGCGCGATCGACGGGGTGCCGGTGCCGGTCTTCTACAAGGGCGAGCAATGCGGCGAGAAACGCTGGTACAATGATCGCCTGCTGATGTTCATCCTGCGCCACCGCGCGCCGGAGAAATATGGCGGGCTCGCGCCGCTGCCGACCGGCACCCGCCACCCCGACACGGTCGCGCGCGCGGACGCAGCCACCGCCTGCCCGGTCTGCGCCGCGCGGCGGGCCGAATATGCCGCGCTGAACGATCCCGATGCGCCGATGCCGGCGGAGATGCGCGCGCTACTCGACACGCTGTTCACCCGCTATGTCGCCAAGGTGCGCAGCGAGCGTCAGCTGCGGCTGGACGGGCGGATCGTCGCGGCGGACTTCACGCTGCGCCAGCTCACCCATATCGAGCTGGTCCTCGCCAATGCCGGCATGTCGGACGCGCTGCTCGACCTGCTCACCCGGGCGCAGGACGACCAGGGAAAATACGATGAATTCGCGCATCCGATGAGCGCCAAGCTCGATGCGCTGCGCCGCCAGGCCTGGGCCGAAAGCGGCGAGCCGGCGCGGCCGCCGCTGCCCTTCCCTGCCCGCGCGCCCGGCACCGCACTGGTCAGCGGCGCCGACCGCGACGAACGCGATGCCGCCCGCCGCGACGCCGAACGCCGCATGGCCGCGGCACAGGCCGAATGGGAAGCCGCGGCGCGACCGGACAGCTGGGCGGAGTGGAAGGCGGCGCAGGCGCGGTGA
- the lepA gene encoding translation elongation factor 4 codes for MATELNKIRNFSIIAHIDHGKSTLADRLIQRTGGLADREMSEQVLDNMDIEKERGITIKAQTVRLEWKGHVLNLMDTPGHVDFAYEVSRSLAACEGALLVVDAAQGVEAQTLANVYQSIEHDHEIIPVINKIDLPSAEPEKVRAEIEDVIGLDASNAVLASAKSGIGIDEILDAIVERIPSPKGDPAAPLKAMLVDSWYDPYLGVVILVRVIDGSIRKGQQVKFMQTGTTHLVDRVGAFRPKIEQLPDLGPGEIGFITAQIKEVAQARVGDTLTDAKKPAAEALPGFKEVQPVVFCGLFPVDAADFEKLRESISKLRLNDASFSFEMETSAALGFGFRCGFLGLLHLEIIQERLMREYDLDLITTAPSVVYKMQLTKSAGEAEGKEIELHNPADMPDPNRIEEIQEPWIQAVIYMPDEYLGPILKLCQDRRGIQKNLTYVGGRAQLTYELPLNEVVFDFYDRLKSISRGYASFDYEQIGYRAGDLVKMGILVNNEPVDALSMIVHRSTAESRGRGMCERLKDLIPRHLFKIPIQAAIGGKVIARETIAAMRKDVTAKCYGGDASRKRKLLDKQKEGKKRMREYGSVQIPQEAFIAALRMGEE; via the coding sequence ATGGCCACCGAACTCAACAAGATCCGCAATTTCTCGATCATCGCGCACATCGATCACGGCAAGTCGACGCTTGCCGACCGGTTGATCCAGCGCACCGGCGGTCTCGCCGATCGCGAGATGTCCGAGCAAGTCCTTGATAATATGGACATCGAGAAGGAGCGCGGGATCACTATCAAGGCGCAGACCGTGCGTCTGGAATGGAAGGGCCATGTCCTCAACCTGATGGACACGCCCGGCCACGTCGACTTCGCCTATGAGGTGAGCCGCAGCCTCGCCGCCTGCGAGGGCGCGCTCCTCGTCGTTGACGCGGCGCAAGGCGTGGAAGCGCAGACGCTCGCCAACGTCTATCAGTCGATCGAGCACGACCACGAGATCATTCCCGTGATCAACAAGATCGACCTGCCCTCGGCCGAGCCCGAAAAGGTCCGCGCCGAAATCGAGGACGTGATCGGCCTCGACGCCTCCAATGCCGTGCTCGCCAGCGCGAAGAGCGGCATCGGCATCGACGAGATCCTCGACGCGATCGTCGAACGCATCCCGTCCCCCAAGGGCGACCCCGCCGCGCCGCTCAAGGCGATGCTGGTCGACAGCTGGTACGATCCCTATCTCGGCGTCGTCATCCTCGTCCGCGTGATCGACGGCTCGATTCGCAAGGGCCAGCAGGTCAAGTTCATGCAGACCGGCACGACCCATCTGGTCGACCGCGTCGGCGCCTTCCGCCCCAAGATCGAGCAGCTGCCCGATCTCGGCCCCGGCGAGATCGGCTTCATCACCGCGCAGATCAAGGAAGTCGCGCAGGCCCGCGTCGGCGACACGCTGACCGACGCCAAGAAGCCCGCCGCCGAGGCACTGCCGGGCTTCAAGGAAGTCCAGCCGGTCGTCTTCTGCGGCCTGTTCCCGGTCGACGCGGCGGACTTCGAGAAGCTGCGCGAGAGCATCTCCAAGCTGCGCCTCAACGACGCGTCGTTCAGCTTCGAGATGGAAACCTCGGCCGCGCTCGGCTTCGGCTTCCGCTGCGGCTTCCTGGGGCTGCTCCACCTGGAGATCATCCAGGAGCGGCTGATGCGCGAGTATGACCTCGACCTCATCACCACCGCGCCGAGCGTGGTCTACAAGATGCAGCTCACCAAGTCCGCCGGCGAGGCCGAGGGCAAGGAGATCGAGCTCCACAACCCCGCCGACATGCCCGATCCCAACCGGATCGAGGAGATCCAGGAGCCGTGGATCCAGGCGGTGATCTACATGCCCGACGAATATCTGGGCCCGATCCTCAAGCTCTGCCAGGACCGCCGCGGCATCCAGAAGAACCTCACCTATGTCGGCGGCCGCGCCCAGCTGACCTACGAGCTGCCGCTCAACGAAGTGGTGTTCGACTTCTACGATCGCCTCAAGTCGATCAGCCGCGGCTATGCCAGCTTCGACTATGAGCAGATCGGCTACCGCGCCGGCGACCTCGTCAAGATGGGCATCCTGGTCAACAACGAGCCGGTCGACGCGCTGAGCATGATTGTCCACCGCTCGACGGCCGAGAGCCGCGGCCGCGGCATGTGCGAGCGCCTCAAGGACCTGATCCCGCGCCACCTGTTCAAGATCCCGATCCAGGCGGCGATCGGCGGCAAGGTGATCGCGCGCGAGACGATCGCCGCGATGCGCAAGGACGTGACCGCGAAATGCTATGGCGGCGACGCCAGCCGCAAGCGCAAGCTGCTGGACAAGCAGAAGGAAGGCAAGAAGCGGATGCGCGAGTACGGCAGCGTGCAGATCCCGCAGGAAGCCTTCATCGCCGCGCTCCGGATGGGCGAGGAATAA
- a CDS encoding CsgG/HfaB family protein, protein MIKQLLGAAGAMALCVGAAPALAQSKPTKTQRTQEQAVQDVPHCARKLGTLSIVDGDDPRGWTQYSLAPPQKLLKVLVQRSGCFNLVDRGSGLQAAERERNIGGNLGLQRGSNVGQGQIKAADYVLVAEVQASNRNASGSGVAGAAGGIIGGPIGGLIGGIKSRKMEANTVLSLTNVRTTETIATQDGYASKNSVSWGAGGGVGFLGGAVGAVGGGYDNTDIGRVVTLAFVDAYSKMVTELGLVRPGDEGTAQAAPTKTFTAQAPVAMRTTPAAAGKVIRTLPVGAIVYPTGNKNGLWWEVADENDNVGWVLNTKLAPSN, encoded by the coding sequence ATGATCAAGCAGTTGCTCGGCGCCGCCGGAGCGATGGCGCTGTGCGTGGGCGCAGCCCCCGCGCTTGCCCAGAGCAAGCCGACCAAGACGCAGCGCACCCAGGAACAGGCGGTGCAGGACGTGCCGCATTGCGCGCGCAAGCTCGGAACCCTCTCGATCGTCGACGGCGACGATCCCCGCGGCTGGACGCAATATTCGCTGGCGCCGCCACAGAAGCTGCTGAAGGTGCTGGTGCAGCGTTCGGGCTGCTTCAACCTGGTTGACCGCGGCTCCGGCCTGCAGGCCGCCGAGCGCGAACGCAATATTGGCGGCAATCTCGGGCTGCAGCGGGGCTCGAACGTCGGCCAGGGCCAGATCAAGGCGGCGGACTATGTCTTGGTCGCCGAGGTCCAAGCGTCCAATCGCAATGCCAGCGGCAGCGGCGTGGCGGGTGCAGCCGGAGGCATCATCGGCGGGCCGATCGGCGGCCTGATCGGCGGCATCAAGTCGCGCAAGATGGAGGCGAACACCGTCCTCTCGCTCACCAACGTCCGCACCACCGAGACGATCGCGACGCAGGACGGCTATGCCTCCAAGAACAGCGTCTCCTGGGGCGCGGGCGGCGGCGTCGGCTTCCTCGGTGGCGCGGTAGGTGCAGTCGGCGGCGGCTATGACAATACCGATATCGGTCGAGTCGTGACGCTCGCCTTTGTCGACGCCTATTCGAAGATGGTGACCGAACTGGGCCTCGTCCGCCCCGGCGATGAAGGCACAGCGCAGGCCGCACCGACCAAGACCTTCACCGCGCAGGCGCCTGTGGCGATGCGCACGACGCCCGCCGCGGCCGGCAAGGTGATCCGCACGCTCCCCGTGGGCGCAATCGTCTATCCTACCGGCAACAAGAACGGCCTGTGGTGGGAAGTCGCCGACGAGAACGACAATGTCGGCTGGGTGCTGAACACCAAGCTCGCGCCGTCCAACTGA